The following coding sequences lie in one Daphnia pulex isolate KAP4 chromosome 1, ASM2113471v1 genomic window:
- the LOC124194087 gene encoding protein 4.1 homolog isoform X2, whose amino-acid sequence MPEAANLEDPNVKENVKTKDEKKLKKSATSNGLGSFTRGKLVLARVNMLDGTVTDLSIEKGAKGQELLDRVCEQVDLVEKDYYGLVYLDQDNNRNWLAADKKINKQLKSHPWEFNFEVKFYPPDPSQLQEDITRYQLCLQVRNDILSGKLPCSFVTHALLGSYLVQSELGDYDQTEHGTGSEYVRELRLAPNQTPELEEKVSELHRTHKGQTPEEAELHYLENAKKLAMYGVDLHQARDSEGVDILLGVCASGLLVYKDRLRINRFAWPKILKISYRRNGFYIKIRPGEFEQYESTIGFKLANHRAAKRLWKVCVEHHTFFRLMTPEPPQKIGLFPRLGSKFRYSGRTQYQTRQASALIDRPAPQFERTLSRRQSGSRSVDAGLGNSNVIDRPQREVKRTTMASAPPPPTTKPLMAEGPAEGEWEEDAGMGAAAAERRREKALEREKAKQLEETATHQKSFSSGYAESTSIPSTSIHQLMEQEQLTQRHPISSSDAPFNNVIGSNLTPYEYPNQSVDVLYSPVNANSLDISQAFLQGNNRLLVGPQKAFETSNTPAAHAFTHETHTDETSADYSSIAKFNSASSPEPNRLVDELVVFSETHLFEEMNRKTESIQVERQRSVVEPIYFSTKYRSETSQQLSDSRRSFAAGILGENHTTNPPLPVQTRPVSQIPAPSKYFYSTPSYTLLKENSSFKNVQNLPTSSGLTSSNEEKPVGGVAVMPLGADLLSKFRKDKTKEGVAQRPVADQPEVLVKTTSRRIGSDEETSPSALKSGTTATTSPGFTRSYTYDSPEESDMKRRFEPQNLGFRYDGQPVSGTQQPNSPTGSSSSGKKNVGLAFSYVAGEEGKVADASRVLKNTSPRAVNIPSSLEKKEREITTSNTDYVESAYLKGNDASLGSYGEEAIHVGQAGLQKGKPTTAGADSDSEDDLSSLEESVEQHKQPQTEEIMNAELVAREISQKQAFAVMANTSLSGSQAPKIVKTTTKQTIVQNADGLRHNKEEKVEDLTPGGSGAVTVVSSVNKADLPDELSTGNTHNVPHVKATQVTTRTALTKEDKETNSTTSQIEEKTFTATTMTTGHRQEQRVVTQEVRTATILTSAEPTQEPPIVKTETVKYDSSSFSPAAATKTTSSYPFVPTETRTVGSAGEISHDDEHIKGSAVVTNLIEEHGEIVTTQNITSKTRTVETVTYKKEHDGLVETRVEQKITIQSDGDPIDHDRALAEAIQEATAMNPDMTVEKIEIQQQALTQ is encoded by the exons ATGCCTGAAGCAGCTAATTTAGAGGATCCAAATGTAAAGGAGAATGTGAAAActaaagatgagaaaaaattgaaaaaatcagctACATCGAATGGACTTGGTTCATTTACAAGGGGAAAGCTTGTCTTGGCTCGAGTTAATATGCTGGATGGAACAGTAACTGACCTTAGTATTGAG aaagGTGCAAAGGGACAGGAACTTCTTGACCGGGTATGTGAGCAAGTTGATTTGGTAGAAAAAGATTATTATGGCTTGGTGTACCTTGATCAAGACAATAACAGAAACTGGCTTGCAgctgataaaaaaatcaacaagcagctaaaaa gCCACCCATgggaattcaattttgaagtTAAATTTTATCCTCCTGATCCTTCCCAACTTCAAGAAGATATCACTCGTTACCAGTTATGTCTTCAAGTTAGAAATGATATTTTGTCTGGGAA ATTACCATGTTCATTTGTCACACATGCCTTGTTGGGATCTTATCTGGTGCAATCAGAGTTAGGGGACTATGATCAAACTGAGCATGGCACTGGTTCGGAATACGTTCGTGAATTACGTCTAGCTCCCAATCAGACACCTGAGCTTGAGGAGAAGGTCAGCGAGCTTCATCGAACGCACAAGGGGCAGACACCTGAAGAAGCTGAACTACATTACTTAGAAAATGCCAAGAAATTGGCTATGTACGGAGTAGATCTACATCAAGCACGAGATTCTGAAGGAGTCGATATTCTTTTGGGTGTTTGTGCCTCTGGATTACTTGTCTACAAAGACAG GCTTCGCATCAATCGATTTGCTTGGCctaaaattctgaaaatatCTTACCGTCGAAATGGATTCTATATTAAGATTCGCCCTGGCGAATTTGAACAGTATGAATCGACCATTGGTTTTAAATTAGCAAATCATCGTGCAGCTAAAAGGCTATGGAAAGTCTGCGTAGAGCATCATACCTTTTTCAG ACTAATGACTCCTGAACCTCCACAAAAAATTGGACTCTTTCCTCGTTTGGGGTCCAAGTTCCGTTACTCTGGTAGGACTCAATATCAAACGCGACAAGCTTCAGCGTTGATTGATCGCCCTGCACCACAGTTTGAACGTACTCTGAGTAGACGTCAATCCGGTTCTAGAAGTGTTGATG CTGGATTGGGGAACAGCAATGTGATTGATCGTCCTCAGCGAGAAGTTAAAAGAACAACAATGGCTTCAGCACCACCCCCGCCCACCACAAAA CCCCTAATGGCTGAAGGACCAGCTGAAGGTGAATGGGAGGAAGATGCCGGTATGGGTGCGGCTGCAGCTGAACGTCGAAGGGAGAAAGCTTTGGAACGCGAAAAGGCCAAGCAATTGGAGGAAACAGCGACACaccaaaag TCATTTAGTTCTGGATATGCTGAATCCACGAGTATCCCATCTACCAGCATTCACCAGTTGATGGAACAGGAACAGTTGACTCAACGTCATCCAATTTCTTCCTCTGACGCACCGTTTAATAACGTGATAGGCAGCAACCTCACTCCATACGAGTATCCTAACCAATCAGTGGATGTTTTATATTCGCCTGTTAATGCAAATTCACTGGATATTTCTCAAGCGTTTTTGCAAG GAAATAATCGGCTTCTAGTTGGCCCCCAAAAAGCATTCGAGACATCGAACACACCAGCTGCTCACGCTTTTACCCATGAGACACATACCGATGAAACCTCCGCTGACTATTCAAGCATTGCGAAATTCAACTCTGCAAGTAGTCCAGAGCCAAACCGCCTAGTGGATGAACTAGTCGTTTTCTCTGAAACGCACCTATTTGAAGAGATGAATCGAAAAACGGAATCAATTCAGGTTGAACGCCAGCGCTCGGTTGTTGAGccgatttatttttccacaaaATATAGAAGCGAAACCAGCCAACAATTAAGCGACTCCAGACGCTCTTTTGCTGCTGGAATTCTTGGTGAGAACCATACAACGAATCCTCCTTTACCAGTTCAAACAAGACCCGTGAGTCAAATCCCTGCTCcttcgaaatatttttactCAACGCCGTCATACACTTTActcaaagaaaattcaagttttaaaaacgTACAGAACCTCCCGACATCATCGGGTCTGACTAGCTCAAATGAAGAG aaACCTGTCGGTGGTGTAGCAGTGATGCCTCTCGGTGCAGACCTGTTGTCGAAGTTTCgcaaagacaaaacaaaagaaggagtTGCACAACGACCAGTTGCAGAT CAGCCAGAAGTGTTGGTCAAAACCACCAGTCGCAGGATCGGCAGTGATGAAGAAACGAGTCCTTCTGCTTTAAAAAGCGGGACGACGGCTACTACATCTCCTGGTTTCACTCGCTCCTACACATATGATTCCCCAGAAGAATCTGATATGAAACGCCGTTTCGAACCACAAAACCTTGGATTTCGATACGATGGCCAACCCGTAAGCGGGACACAACAACCTAATAGCCCTACTG GAAGTAGCAgttcgggaaagaaaaatgttggattAGCTTTCAGCTACGTTGCCGGCGAAGAAGGAAAAGTGGCTGATGCCAGCCGGGTATTGAAAAATACATCTCCGAGAGCCGTCAATATTCCAAGTTCtttggagaaaaaggagagggaAATAACAACGAGTAACACCGATTATGTTGAATCGGCGTACTTGAAAGGCAATGATGCTAGTTTGGGATCTTATG GGGAAGAAGCAATTCACGTGGGCCAAGCTGGCCTACAGAAGGGAAAGCCAACCACTGCAGGTGCTGATTCCGACAGTGAAGACGATCTTTCTAGTTTAGAAGAATCGGTTGAACAACATAAGCAGCCACAAACAGAAGAAATTATGAATGCGGAATTAGTTGCGAGA GAAATAAGCCAAAAACAAGCGTTCGCCGTTATGGCTAACACTTCATTGTCTGGTAGCCAAGCACCTAAAATCGTTAAAACAACTACTAAACAAACTATTGTCCAAAATGCTGATGGATTGCGCCataacaaagaagaaaaggtcgAGGATTTGACTCCAGGCGGTTCGGGAGCGGTCACAGTTGTATCTTCAGTTAATAAa GCTGATTTACCTGACGAGCTCAGTAccggaaacacacacaacgttCCACATGTTAAAGCAACTCAGGTTACGACACGGACAGCATTGACTAAAGAAGACAAAGAGACCAATTCGACCACTTCccaaatagaagaaaagacCTTTACTGCTACTACAATGACAACAGGCCATCGACAAGAGCAGCGCGTCGTCACACAAGAAGTAAGGACGGCCACCATTCTCACCAGCGCTGAGCCAACTCAG GAACCTCCGATTGTGAAAACCGAAACAGTGAAATACGAttcttcctccttctcccCAGCGGCTGCTACAAAGACAACCTCGTCTTACCCTTTCGTGCCAACAGAAACTCGCACTGTGGGTAGTGCTGGCGAAATTAGCCACGACGATGAACATATCAAAGGTTCAGCGGTTGTCACAAATTTAATTGAAGAGCATGGAGAGATTGTAACCACACAAAACATAACTTCGAAAACCCGTACTGTAGAAACAGTCACA TACAAAAAAGAACACGATGGTTTGGTAGAAACTCGTGtggaacaaaaaattacaattcaaaGTGACGGAGATCCGATTGATCATGACCGAGCACTGGCAGAAGCTATTCag GAGGCAACTGCTATGAATCCTGATATGACAGTTGAGAAGATCGAAATTCAACAGCAAGCTCTAACGCAGTAG